Proteins encoded together in one Streptomyces sp. NBC_01216 window:
- a CDS encoding GTPase, whose product MSSSTVDDREDRWDDGLIARRAAERAERHPPSPDEARETDTSQDSMPAIGGAYGGPLRTRLDALHELVGLSRTRLEGDTLAEAGRVLDEATARQRLSSHHTVVAVAGATGSGKSTLFNALAGVPVSETGPRRPTTSAPLALSWSEGSAGLLDRLAVPGRLRRRPLAGGAGDEDLQGLVLIDLPDHDSAATAHRDQVDRVLGLVDAVIWVVDPEKYADAALHERYLRPLAGHAEVTFVVLNQIDRLGTEATDLVLDDLRRLLDEDGMALGEHGEPGATVLALSALTGEGVGELRRILGDFVQERAAPARRLSADVDAAAARLRPVYVSDGPTGLGERSRDDFAARLAVAVGASATGEAAERVWRRNAIRACGTPWLRLYRWYERVREHGTSAPPPAAPAEDELTARQRVEQAVRVVADEATCGLPAPWAQAVREAAARGAQGLPEALDELTTRIGDPAARPARPAWWPAAVLVQVLMTLLQVFGALWLVGQIVGVVEPGLLPPVLVMVAGIVGGPLLEWACAAAVKGPARRYGQEAERTLREAATACGRARVLDPISAELMRYREVREQYVTVSGTRSGARIAGGGARLGPTRPGARLR is encoded by the coding sequence GTGAGCAGCAGCACGGTGGACGACCGCGAGGACCGCTGGGACGACGGACTGATCGCTCGACGGGCAGCCGAGCGGGCGGAACGGCACCCCCCGTCCCCTGACGAGGCCCGGGAAACGGACACGTCGCAGGACAGCATGCCCGCGATCGGCGGGGCGTACGGCGGTCCCCTGCGCACGCGGCTCGACGCCCTCCACGAACTCGTGGGTCTTTCCCGCACCCGGCTGGAGGGCGACACCCTCGCCGAGGCCGGTCGCGTGCTAGACGAGGCGACGGCACGTCAGCGGCTCTCCTCGCACCACACCGTCGTCGCCGTCGCGGGCGCCACCGGCAGCGGCAAGTCCACCCTCTTCAACGCCCTCGCGGGCGTGCCGGTCTCCGAGACCGGACCGCGCCGCCCCACCACCTCCGCACCCCTCGCGCTCAGCTGGTCGGAGGGCTCCGCCGGTCTCCTCGACCGGCTCGCCGTCCCCGGGCGGCTGCGTCGCCGGCCGCTCGCGGGCGGAGCCGGCGACGAGGACCTCCAGGGGCTCGTCCTGATCGACCTGCCCGACCACGACTCGGCCGCCACCGCGCACCGCGACCAGGTGGACCGGGTCCTCGGTCTGGTCGACGCCGTCATCTGGGTCGTCGACCCGGAGAAGTACGCCGACGCGGCCCTGCACGAACGCTACCTCCGGCCGCTCGCCGGCCATGCCGAGGTCACCTTCGTCGTCCTCAATCAGATCGACCGGCTCGGCACCGAGGCCACCGACCTGGTCCTCGACGACCTGCGTCGTCTCCTCGACGAGGACGGCATGGCACTCGGCGAGCACGGCGAGCCCGGCGCCACCGTCCTCGCCCTCTCCGCCCTCACAGGCGAGGGGGTCGGCGAGCTGCGACGGATTCTCGGGGACTTCGTCCAGGAGCGGGCCGCGCCCGCCCGGCGTCTGTCGGCCGATGTCGACGCGGCGGCGGCCCGGCTCCGCCCGGTGTACGTCTCCGACGGCCCGACCGGTCTGGGCGAGCGTTCCCGGGACGACTTCGCGGCGCGGCTCGCCGTCGCCGTCGGCGCCTCCGCCACCGGCGAGGCCGCCGAACGCGTCTGGCGCCGCAACGCCATCCGCGCCTGCGGCACCCCCTGGCTACGCCTCTACCGCTGGTACGAGCGGGTCCGCGAGCACGGCACGTCCGCCCCGCCCCCCGCAGCCCCCGCCGAGGACGAACTGACCGCACGTCAGCGTGTGGAGCAGGCGGTACGGGTAGTCGCCGACGAGGCCACGTGCGGCCTGCCGGCGCCCTGGGCCCAGGCGGTCCGTGAGGCGGCGGCGCGCGGGGCGCAAGGGCTTCCCGAGGCGCTGGACGAACTGACGACGCGGATCGGGGACCCGGCCGCGCGACCGGCCCGGCCCGCCTGGTGGCCGGCGGCCGTCCTGGTCCAGGTGCTGATGACACTCCTGCAGGTCTTCGGCGCGCTGTGGCTGGTCGGTCAGATCGTCGGCGTCGTGGAACCGGGGCTGCTGCCGCCCGTGCTCGTCATGGTCGCCGGCATCGTCGGCGGACCACTGCTGGAGTGGGCGTGCGCCGCGGCCGTGAAGGGCCCCGCGCGGCGGTACGGGCAGGAGGCCGAGCGCACGCTGCGGGAGGCGGCGACCGCCTGCGGGCGGGCCCGGGTCCTCGACCCGATCTCGGCGGAACTGATGCGCTACCGGGAGGTGCGGGAGCAGTACGTGACGGTGTCGGGTACCCGTTCGGGTGCCCGGATCGCGGGCGGTGGCGCGCGGCTGGGGCCGACACGGCCGGGCGCGCGCCTGCGCTGA
- a CDS encoding single-stranded DNA-binding protein, whose translation MNETTVTLVGNVATAVEYRDTVAGGMARFRFAVTARRWDRERAAWSDGPTSFYTVCAWRTLGANLAASVSVGEPLVVHGRLKVREEERDGQRRVFVDVEAVAAGHDLTRGTAAFRRAAAAEPRVREGKKRASAVAATPAEQTRKDLEAVP comes from the coding sequence ATGAACGAGACGACGGTCACGCTCGTCGGGAACGTGGCGACGGCGGTCGAGTACCGCGACACGGTGGCGGGAGGGATGGCCCGGTTCCGCTTCGCCGTGACCGCGCGTCGCTGGGACCGCGAGCGTGCCGCCTGGTCGGACGGCCCCACCAGCTTCTACACGGTCTGCGCCTGGCGCACCCTCGGTGCCAATCTCGCGGCCTCCGTATCGGTCGGCGAACCCCTGGTCGTGCACGGGCGGCTGAAGGTGCGTGAGGAGGAGCGCGACGGGCAGCGACGTGTGTTCGTGGACGTGGAGGCGGTGGCCGCAGGGCACGACCTGACGCGCGGTACGGCTGCGTTCCGGCGGGCGGCGGCGGCCGAACCGCGTGTCAGGGAGGGCAAGAAGCGCGCGTCCGCCGTCGCGGCGACACCGGCCGAACAGACGCGCAAGGACCTGGAAGCCGTTCCCTGA